The following proteins come from a genomic window of Gimesia chilikensis:
- a CDS encoding ImmA/IrrE family metallo-endopeptidase, translating to MAKIVDWKHIYYERQLATEAGERIAQAYNFSTPPVDPLKIIHEERRLIHAVGDDFGDAFDGRIKYIGPRFLICYNTRYDTWPHTGSHHSKVQFTIGHELGHYFLDEHRKILVSTHTAHGSRTEFVSDSLIEQQADCFASGLLMPSSLFRPLINKKNFPSIDEIKKVRQSFQVSLIGTLVRWTQLSDFPCATIAVRNGVIQFGWVSEAFRRIGAYRVLRGESVEGRAFRRFSGQDPSFSKYRDGSGSGVGLNWLDYSQKRLDTLEHYFVIPYTKTIWVFLIVDENDLLELDL from the coding sequence ATGGCTAAAATTGTGGATTGGAAACATATCTACTATGAACGCCAGCTTGCAACAGAAGCAGGTGAGCGGATTGCTCAGGCCTATAATTTTTCTACGCCTCCTGTCGATCCACTGAAGATCATTCACGAAGAACGTCGATTGATTCATGCTGTCGGAGATGATTTTGGGGACGCTTTCGATGGCCGGATCAAGTATATTGGTCCACGCTTCCTGATTTGCTATAATACTCGCTATGATACTTGGCCTCATACTGGCTCTCATCATTCAAAAGTTCAGTTTACCATTGGGCATGAGCTGGGGCATTACTTCCTCGACGAACATCGCAAAATTCTGGTTTCAACACATACTGCCCATGGCTCCCGGACAGAGTTTGTCTCGGATTCCCTAATAGAACAACAGGCGGACTGTTTTGCGAGTGGGCTTTTGATGCCTTCAAGCCTCTTCCGCCCCCTCATCAACAAGAAGAATTTTCCTTCAATTGATGAGATCAAAAAAGTTCGACAGAGTTTTCAGGTCTCATTAATAGGGACCCTTGTACGCTGGACTCAACTTTCTGATTTTCCCTGCGCAACTATTGCTGTCAGGAATGGCGTGATTCAATTTGGTTGGGTCAGCGAAGCATTTCGACGCATTGGAGCATATCGGGTGCTTAGGGGCGAGAGTGTAGAGGGGCGTGCATTTCGGAGATTCTCAGGGCAAGATCCTTCCTTCTCAAAGTATCGGGATGGGAGTGGATCCGGAGTTGGGTTGAACTGGCTTGACTACAGTCAGAAACGGCTGGACACTTTAGAACATTATTTCGTAATTCCCTATACCAAAACCATCTGGGTATTCCTCATTGTCGATGAAAACGATCTCTTAGAGCTCGATCTCTAA
- a CDS encoding E2/UBC family protein — protein MNLAPWWEQIPDRLDHEYDALDQAGFGYERDEKAFACGILRLTIEMPYAGERIPLIVTFPDLYPYFRFQVDAPDLDLAHHQNPFGKNLCLIGRGTNEWHTTDTVAGLLQQQLPRVIEAGSSNDKTFVAGKEQQQAEPLSEYYGYSESMIVLPGEWQVPGQYDEGTFTVSPFGPQGPFPERFIRGLMSELRSRDGKTLLNSDVTVLNSSKQQPLDGCWLRVQEPIKHSHQKLFLEEMISRNDFARTAPPNRIEGGYVKLWGVLFPEEVGWRTEGEGWIFLCVFNVNQTKLIRFDQPMKSPKGPKNKRNSKRKKRN, from the coding sequence ATGAACTTAGCACCATGGTGGGAGCAAATTCCCGATCGCCTGGATCATGAGTATGATGCTCTGGACCAAGCAGGCTTCGGTTATGAGCGGGACGAGAAAGCGTTTGCCTGCGGTATCTTAAGACTGACAATTGAGATGCCTTACGCAGGCGAACGAATTCCGTTAATAGTCACCTTTCCGGACCTTTATCCATATTTCCGGTTTCAAGTGGATGCACCTGACCTGGATCTTGCACACCACCAGAACCCTTTTGGGAAAAACCTTTGTCTCATCGGACGGGGTACGAACGAATGGCACACCACTGATACTGTTGCTGGTTTGCTTCAGCAGCAGCTTCCCCGTGTTATCGAAGCTGGTTCTTCTAATGATAAGACATTCGTTGCTGGAAAAGAGCAACAGCAGGCTGAACCTCTCAGTGAATATTATGGCTACTCCGAAAGCATGATCGTTCTGCCTGGTGAATGGCAGGTCCCTGGTCAGTATGATGAAGGTACATTTACGGTCTCACCCTTCGGCCCTCAAGGCCCGTTTCCGGAACGTTTCATACGAGGTTTGATGTCCGAACTACGGTCCAGAGACGGAAAGACTCTGTTAAATTCAGACGTCACGGTTCTTAATTCATCTAAACAGCAACCTTTAGATGGTTGCTGGCTCAGAGTCCAGGAGCCAATTAAACACTCTCATCAAAAGCTCTTTCTTGAAGAGATGATATCACGCAATGATTTTGCGCGTACGGCTCCCCCGAATCGTATTGAAGGTGGCTATGTGAAATTGTGGGGAGTTCTGTTTCCGGAGGAAGTTGGCTGGCGAACTGAGGGGGAAGGCTGGATTTTCCTGTGCGTGTTCAATGTAAATCAAACGAAATTGATCCGATTTGATCAACCCATGAAGTCCCCAAAAGGACCGAAAAATAAACGAAATAGTAAACGGAAGAAACGAAATTGA
- a CDS encoding matrixin family metalloprotease: MAKITTKLLLDVSKALLARWKDNRLENEGLLPDEISLAKSLLTLLSLDTDADEDDSLTKLFENAKDDLDSLLEKIEDSVGDFQKKISELKVDKILGTKTISELLSWIGCAGRQPKNKNPLDPGFKMTDDSGNPTNEIWFHYFIEDAPPISNAHELIELAWGGWKKVALIRSRRVLKKEQANVVFKTRNLTGPVLGQADLGPVGTSTTDYLEVEMDSTRNWTTDLFLGAVAHEIGHILGLEHSPSKGNLMSERINPGIKGPLPDDALRARNLPYSGPPPQDAVDTVTDDEIRDFIEDELRRLGLIE; the protein is encoded by the coding sequence ATGGCCAAAATTACGACGAAACTGCTTTTGGATGTCAGCAAAGCATTACTTGCTCGCTGGAAAGATAATCGTCTTGAAAATGAAGGGTTATTGCCGGACGAAATTTCTCTGGCGAAAAGTCTGTTGACTTTACTATCACTCGATACAGATGCAGATGAAGACGATTCTTTAACGAAGCTCTTTGAGAACGCAAAAGATGATCTGGACTCTCTACTCGAAAAAATTGAGGATTCGGTAGGTGATTTTCAGAAGAAGATTAGTGAGTTGAAAGTGGATAAAATTCTGGGGACTAAAACAATCAGCGAGTTGCTTTCCTGGATCGGATGCGCTGGAAGACAACCCAAAAATAAAAATCCCTTAGACCCCGGATTCAAGATGACTGACGATAGTGGGAATCCGACAAATGAAATATGGTTCCATTATTTCATTGAAGACGCACCACCGATTTCAAATGCCCATGAACTGATTGAACTCGCATGGGGGGGGTGGAAAAAAGTGGCCTTGATTCGAAGTCGACGAGTCTTAAAAAAAGAACAGGCTAATGTTGTCTTTAAAACCAGAAATTTAACCGGTCCTGTGCTCGGACAGGCGGACCTAGGCCCCGTGGGAACTAGTACAACGGACTACTTGGAAGTGGAAATGGATTCCACCAGAAACTGGACTACAGATTTATTTCTTGGGGCAGTTGCTCATGAAATTGGTCATATTCTGGGGTTGGAACACTCGCCTTCCAAAGGGAACTTGATGAGCGAACGGATAAATCCTGGAATCAAAGGCCCCCTTCCGGATGATGCACTGCGAGCTAGAAATCTCCCCTATTCCGGTCCCCCACCTCAAGATGCCGTAGATACTGTAACTGATGATGAGATCAGAGATTTTATCGAAGATGAACTAAGACGGCTCGGGTTGATTGAATGA
- a CDS encoding RNA polymerase sigma factor, translating into MNESSQSANLTEDLTLRAWENDESVLGELVLSYAGKLERAIANEFRRFSPAEVEDVVAEAIKRFWEGRHDFDGQKNIGAYLYRIAQHVACELVSGRLNWQKSRNLERSIDLFLVESDGGVPVSDLEELESQNPKICDDLNEVVRQLSEIQQDVIWAYAFAGDFELDAAHLGRELGNKYKDGIPIPAGTIRQYKKRAKDKIFSEMNKRGYDLEKLGVGE; encoded by the coding sequence ATGAATGAATCATCTCAATCAGCAAATTTGACTGAGGATTTAACCCTTCGAGCCTGGGAGAATGACGAATCGGTCCTCGGTGAACTGGTTCTGTCCTATGCTGGAAAGCTGGAACGCGCCATCGCCAATGAATTTCGACGCTTTTCACCGGCAGAAGTAGAAGATGTGGTTGCTGAAGCAATAAAGCGATTTTGGGAAGGTCGTCATGATTTCGACGGTCAGAAAAATATTGGGGCATATTTGTATCGAATTGCGCAGCATGTCGCATGTGAACTGGTCTCAGGAAGACTGAACTGGCAAAAGTCTCGAAATTTGGAACGCTCAATCGATCTGTTTCTGGTTGAATCTGATGGTGGAGTGCCTGTCTCAGATCTGGAGGAGCTTGAAAGTCAGAATCCCAAAATCTGTGACGACTTGAACGAGGTCGTACGACAGCTTTCTGAAATACAGCAAGATGTAATCTGGGCATATGCTTTTGCCGGCGATTTTGAACTCGACGCCGCGCACCTGGGGCGTGAATTAGGAAATAAATACAAAGATGGCATACCTATACCCGCCGGTACCATTCGCCAGTATAAAAAGCGGGCGAAAGATAAGATTTTTAGTGAGATGAATAAACGGGGTTACGATCTCGAAAAGTTAGGAGTCGGGGAATGA
- a CDS encoding lipase family alpha/beta hydrolase codes for MAIKAPYYPIVYVRGFAATMAEIEETVATPYMGFNLGSTKIRQNSENEIVRFIFESPLLRLMKDEGYRDTYQNGDLVEIGQTVDAKSIWVFRYYEEVSKDLGTGNRKTILEFAVELRKFILQIRDHICGNDKEERKNFKVYLVAHSMGGLLTRCYLQNICRHYQNEQLELPGPSLVDKVFTYATPHNGIDIFGFNALDMGPLDPFHVKNFNRDYMRDYLRINDERTPVSSLDGAFPEERFFCFVGTNYRDYDAFYKLSKKGTGPMSDGLVMMKNAVVSRAPRAFAHRSHSGPYGIVNSEEGYQNLRRFLFGQVRVDLRLSVDEIMLPPNVQEQRDAGKDVEANYNIDVTAKVRGAGYFLNERRVIQESAIRKPLEEMAHQDESTYLFSGYLHKAGKSQDSQDTALGFIIHISIEVPAYQVDNRFWFDDYYEGERLFSETITFEVRTTMDKTTVRYGLSSQAGVGKANRMGDLTQADNKGRRFLQIPIGFRKGVNNPPRPGFRGKLLLTASPWNK; via the coding sequence ATGGCAATAAAAGCCCCTTATTATCCCATCGTTTATGTACGAGGCTTTGCGGCGACTATGGCTGAAATTGAAGAGACAGTTGCAACTCCGTATATGGGATTTAATCTGGGCTCAACCAAGATACGTCAGAATTCTGAAAATGAAATAGTACGATTCATCTTTGAATCACCTCTTCTTAGACTGATGAAGGATGAAGGTTACCGGGATACCTATCAGAATGGTGATTTGGTTGAAATTGGTCAAACAGTAGATGCGAAATCAATATGGGTCTTTCGGTACTACGAGGAGGTTTCAAAGGATCTGGGAACCGGAAATCGAAAGACAATATTAGAGTTTGCTGTAGAGTTACGAAAATTCATCTTGCAGATTCGAGATCATATTTGTGGCAACGACAAAGAGGAAAGAAAGAACTTTAAAGTTTACTTAGTTGCCCATTCCATGGGCGGGCTTTTGACGCGCTGTTACTTACAAAACATTTGCCGGCATTACCAAAATGAACAGTTGGAACTTCCAGGACCAAGCCTTGTGGATAAGGTCTTTACTTACGCAACTCCGCATAATGGGATCGACATTTTTGGGTTCAATGCTCTCGACATGGGGCCATTAGACCCGTTTCATGTCAAGAATTTTAATCGTGATTATATGCGGGATTATTTAAGAATTAACGACGAGAGGACTCCTGTTTCCTCACTAGATGGTGCTTTTCCAGAAGAACGCTTCTTTTGTTTTGTTGGCACAAATTACCGTGATTATGACGCGTTTTACAAGCTTTCTAAGAAGGGGACTGGCCCAATGAGTGATGGTTTAGTCATGATGAAAAATGCGGTAGTCTCAAGGGCACCGCGCGCATTCGCTCACCGAAGTCATAGTGGCCCCTATGGGATCGTCAATTCCGAGGAAGGATACCAAAATCTGCGCCGATTTTTATTTGGGCAGGTACGAGTGGATCTTCGGTTGTCTGTCGACGAAATAATGCTTCCGCCCAATGTACAAGAGCAAAGAGACGCAGGTAAAGACGTCGAGGCAAATTACAATATTGATGTGACTGCTAAGGTTCGCGGAGCTGGATATTTCCTCAATGAGAGGCGAGTCATTCAAGAATCGGCAATACGCAAACCATTGGAGGAGATGGCACATCAGGATGAATCAACTTACCTATTCAGCGGTTACCTGCACAAAGCTGGTAAATCACAAGATTCGCAGGACACCGCTCTCGGATTCATTATTCACATCAGCATTGAGGTTCCCGCTTATCAAGTAGATAACCGGTTTTGGTTCGATGACTATTATGAAGGAGAGCGGTTATTTTCTGAAACGATTACTTTTGAGGTTCGCACAACCATGGATAAAACGACGGTGCGTTATGGTCTTTCAAGCCAAGCAGGAGTTGGAAAAGCCAATCGGATGGGAGACCTGACACAAGCTGACAATAAAGGTCGAAGGTTCCTACAGATTCCGATAGGTTTCAGAAAAGGAGTTAATAATCCCCCCCGTCCCGGATTTCGTGGCAAACTATTATTAACAGCTTCACCATGGAACAAGTGA
- a CDS encoding Mov34/MPN/PAD-1 family protein, producing MSQLIDKPDIIWIGTSTVTELISECEKTTPNETGGVLMGYWGSPKAEPVITHVIGPGPAAIHEPCRFVPDHDYQLNEIARVYELSQRTLCYLGDWHSHPGGTGNLSYRDLLTLRRIANSHTARVDYPLMLIVSGGSKWELNGWQYEIHRKWFWSFSGIRSMQITTYE from the coding sequence ATGTCACAATTAATAGATAAGCCGGATATAATTTGGATCGGAACGTCAACCGTAACTGAGTTAATCTCTGAATGCGAAAAAACGACACCGAATGAAACTGGGGGCGTGTTGATGGGTTATTGGGGAAGCCCAAAAGCTGAGCCAGTCATTACCCATGTCATTGGACCCGGGCCTGCTGCAATTCATGAACCCTGCCGTTTTGTGCCTGACCACGATTATCAGCTAAATGAAATTGCCAGAGTTTACGAATTAAGTCAAAGAACTCTCTGCTATTTAGGCGACTGGCATTCCCATCCTGGCGGCACAGGGAACCTTAGCTACCGTGACCTTTTGACTTTACGTCGGATCGCAAACAGTCACACTGCGCGTGTTGATTACCCTTTAATGCTGATCGTGTCTGGAGGATCAAAATGGGAATTAAATGGGTGGCAGTATGAAATTCATAGGAAATGGTTCTGGAGCTTCTCTGGGATACGATCAATGCAGATTACTACTTATGAATAA
- a CDS encoding AAA family ATPase: protein MNEPEVTTRPSINSAFEFLSELMPAKNITTRIQQAGIEKSYFVSRERQDKFLNETLFQRVARVLHRKLDRHLIITGQTGIGKTATVHELAWLASHNEFPFLSQRTFLWFDCSAVGPEDSRGCLESLMAVAQEQSDTVLCIQGFSTLFHRPNGGSNKPLIKAAARRPEIQFIGLMQPWEYNDLIGGDSHIREFFNQIELSEPDESTTLEITEQEATRLSQFYGLKIAPSAIQRAVNLSSSYLFQESQPGKSIKILKRACEDAQFEHSQLGKCVDEITPSRIDSALSEYTGIPQETISGTSEDVDYLTALSSLVVGQNGPVTDIASELQMVKAGLTDPGKPAGVYLFAGMTGVGKTELARRVAEFYSGTRRLNTYTMGNFSESHSVSGIIGVPPGYVGHESGGRLINELNSDPYAVFLLDEAEKAHPNVWKPFLNLFDEGWIVDQRGVKAYADRAIFILTTNAGSDAISQMVRSNKSMDEIEERVKQTLSRVRQERSSQPVFTPQFLARIQRTVVFAPLDEEAMLRITRLILKRVATTWLDRRDKNITVSESLISAIAQEAYRRNDKSGGKEGGRIIRKLISELIERRIQEETLKDKQRYHSTSSINLGLSQSFHSGNESDLDRDPVSISRDMVTITWS, encoded by the coding sequence ATGAATGAGCCAGAAGTAACCACCAGGCCATCGATCAACAGTGCTTTTGAGTTCCTTTCCGAATTGATGCCAGCAAAGAATATCACAACACGAATTCAGCAAGCTGGCATTGAGAAATCCTATTTTGTTTCAAGAGAACGCCAAGATAAATTTCTAAACGAAACACTATTTCAAAGAGTAGCCAGGGTCCTGCACCGTAAGCTGGATCGACATTTGATTATTACAGGGCAGACAGGAATTGGTAAGACGGCAACCGTACATGAGTTAGCATGGCTAGCCTCGCATAACGAATTCCCGTTTCTCTCACAGAGAACATTCTTGTGGTTTGACTGTTCCGCTGTCGGTCCAGAGGATAGTCGAGGATGTCTTGAGTCTTTGATGGCAGTAGCTCAAGAACAATCAGATACTGTTCTCTGCATTCAAGGTTTTAGCACCCTGTTTCACAGGCCTAATGGAGGCAGCAACAAGCCATTGATCAAAGCCGCTGCACGGCGTCCTGAAATTCAATTCATCGGCTTGATGCAGCCTTGGGAATACAACGATTTGATTGGTGGCGATTCTCACATTAGAGAGTTTTTTAACCAGATCGAACTGTCAGAACCAGATGAGTCAACGACTCTGGAAATCACAGAGCAAGAAGCAACGCGTCTATCTCAGTTCTATGGTTTAAAAATCGCTCCGTCCGCGATTCAGCGTGCCGTCAACTTGAGTAGTAGTTATCTCTTTCAGGAATCGCAGCCGGGAAAATCGATTAAAATACTCAAAAGAGCTTGTGAAGACGCTCAGTTTGAACACTCACAACTTGGAAAATGCGTAGATGAGATCACACCCTCACGGATCGATTCAGCACTTTCGGAATATACAGGCATCCCACAAGAAACCATCTCGGGGACATCCGAAGATGTTGATTATTTAACTGCATTATCCTCGTTGGTCGTAGGGCAGAATGGTCCTGTAACTGATATTGCCAGTGAATTACAAATGGTCAAAGCTGGGCTTACCGATCCCGGTAAACCGGCGGGCGTTTATTTATTTGCTGGTATGACAGGGGTTGGCAAAACTGAATTAGCCAGACGTGTCGCAGAGTTTTATTCCGGAACCCGTCGGCTGAATACCTATACGATGGGAAATTTTAGTGAGTCTCACAGTGTATCTGGCATCATCGGAGTACCCCCAGGATATGTTGGCCATGAGTCTGGCGGACGGTTAATCAATGAGCTTAACTCCGATCCCTATGCTGTCTTTTTACTGGATGAAGCAGAAAAGGCACATCCTAATGTCTGGAAACCTTTCCTGAATCTATTTGACGAAGGTTGGATTGTCGACCAAAGAGGAGTAAAAGCCTATGCTGATCGAGCAATATTTATCCTGACAACTAATGCTGGCAGTGATGCCATCTCGCAAATGGTCCGTTCCAATAAATCGATGGATGAGATTGAAGAAAGAGTGAAGCAAACACTTTCACGTGTGCGGCAGGAACGATCAAGTCAACCAGTCTTTACTCCTCAATTCCTGGCGCGAATTCAAAGAACAGTGGTATTTGCCCCTCTCGATGAAGAGGCAATGTTGAGAATAACTCGTCTCATTTTAAAGCGAGTCGCTACAACCTGGTTGGATCGCAGAGATAAAAATATTACTGTTTCTGAAAGTCTGATTTCTGCAATTGCGCAAGAAGCATATCGTAGAAATGATAAATCCGGCGGAAAAGAAGGAGGTCGTATCATCCGTAAATTGATCTCCGAGCTCATTGAACGCCGAATTCAGGAAGAAACATTGAAAGACAAACAAAGATATCATTCTACAAGTTCGATTAATTTGGGATTGTCACAATCATTCCATTCAGGAAACGAAAGCGACTTGGATCGAGATCCCGTATCAATTTCGCGTGACATGGTAACCATTACTTGGAGCTAA
- a CDS encoding HesA/MoeB/ThiF family protein, whose translation MIDSNQAYFSRQGRVGNMDVMVRTPELQTMREKSIAVFGVGCLGSISVLEFARAGVGNLRLMDHDFVDPATMGRWPLGLIEAGRYKVHAISEFLNSNYPSTLVTPVLHRIGGVRDCSNSDSDNSVILNFVSDVSLIFDATAEIGVQHYLSTLARDLEIPYIAVSGTYGAWGGKVLSIIPDKTVGCWMCYRYACNDGTIQEPPSDPQGNVQPQGCGEVTFTGAGFDMAEISLSGVRTAISTLCNQHRDGYPSTPWDVLTMAFRDDSGQLIVPKFTGYRLERHPECSLCHN comes from the coding sequence TTGATAGATTCAAATCAAGCTTATTTTTCTCGGCAGGGGCGTGTCGGCAATATGGATGTCATGGTAAGGACACCGGAGTTGCAGACAATGAGAGAAAAATCGATTGCCGTTTTTGGCGTAGGGTGCCTGGGATCCATTAGTGTGCTTGAATTTGCTCGCGCTGGCGTTGGCAACTTGAGATTGATGGATCATGACTTCGTAGATCCGGCTACTATGGGGCGTTGGCCCCTTGGGTTGATCGAAGCTGGGCGATATAAAGTGCACGCAATTTCCGAGTTTCTTAATAGCAATTACCCATCGACACTGGTGACCCCAGTTCTCCATCGCATTGGGGGTGTTCGGGATTGTTCTAACTCAGACTCCGATAATTCGGTCATTCTGAATTTTGTATCTGATGTCTCCTTAATTTTTGATGCGACTGCGGAAATAGGTGTGCAGCATTATTTATCAACACTGGCACGAGACTTGGAGATTCCCTATATAGCCGTATCAGGAACATATGGTGCGTGGGGAGGGAAGGTCCTGTCAATCATACCAGACAAAACCGTAGGTTGCTGGATGTGCTATCGATATGCCTGCAATGACGGTACCATCCAAGAACCGCCGTCTGATCCTCAAGGAAATGTACAACCTCAAGGCTGTGGTGAAGTCACATTCACGGGGGCGGGGTTTGATATGGCAGAAATTTCGCTTTCTGGTGTTCGTACTGCAATTTCCACACTTTGCAATCAGCATCGGGATGGTTACCCCTCTACTCCTTGGGATGTCTTAACAATGGCATTCAGGGACGATTCAGGGCAGCTTATTGTCCCAAAGTTCACAGGTTACCGACTGGAACGCCATCCAGAGTGCTCCCTATGTCACAATTAA